A window from Leptothermofonsia sichuanensis E412 encodes these proteins:
- a CDS encoding small RNA NsiR4-regulated ssr1528 family protein, translating into MTLETNLPATTGADAVDEAIARGIDFDGSPIPAAKLELYQKVMGLEAGRQRSGVSNTMRSRIVRIGAKHIPQADLNQMLIEADFAPLKEKEIAFYYGGK; encoded by the coding sequence ATGACGCTGGAGACAAATTTACCCGCCACAACAGGTGCGGATGCAGTGGATGAGGCGATCGCCCGTGGGATTGATTTTGACGGTTCCCCCATTCCGGCTGCCAAATTGGAACTTTACCAGAAAGTCATGGGACTGGAAGCTGGACGGCAACGGAGTGGAGTATCGAACACCATGCGATCGCGGATTGTTCGGATTGGCGCAAAGCATATCCCTCAAGCTGACCTGAATCAGATGCTGATCGAAGCTGACTTTGCTCCGTTGAAGGAGAAGGAAATTGCCTTTTACTACGGCGGCAAGTAG
- a CDS encoding metal ABC transporter solute-binding protein, Zn/Mn family, which yields MVGLNLRQFVIASLLLPLMAGTGCDPTSITATPEQSSGSQTTASNQQIRVVATFLPVYLFTKAVAGDTAEVDILIKPGTEVHEYQSTPADVQAIARADVLVKNGLGIEEFLEGTLKSAENPKLKVIDASAGIEPLKEISPVVVTSGGKASNHDHDHHDHHEHDHGEAAGEPKGAHVHADGNPHVWLDPLLAKKQVENIRDGLVAADPANEPVYRANAAAYIQRLSKLDSQFEQTLKPYQNRTFITFHDAFPYLARRYQLKQEAVVAIPEDQLSPRDVQETIEAVKRFNVKALFSEPGVDNKLLVGIAKDMNLKIYPLDSLESGPLDPDYYFTAMESNLKTLETAFR from the coding sequence ATGGTGGGTTTGAATCTCCGCCAGTTTGTAATTGCGTCTCTGTTGTTGCCGTTGATGGCCGGAACGGGATGTGATCCAACCAGTATCACAGCAACCCCGGAACAATCCTCTGGTTCCCAGACCACAGCTTCAAATCAGCAGATCAGGGTGGTTGCCACCTTTTTGCCGGTTTACCTGTTTACCAAAGCTGTGGCAGGGGACACCGCAGAAGTTGATATTCTGATTAAACCCGGAACCGAAGTGCATGAGTATCAATCTACTCCGGCAGATGTGCAGGCGATCGCCCGGGCAGATGTATTGGTCAAAAACGGATTGGGCATCGAAGAGTTTTTGGAGGGCACCCTTAAGAGTGCTGAAAATCCAAAACTGAAAGTAATTGATGCCAGTGCCGGGATCGAGCCACTGAAGGAAATTTCACCCGTTGTCGTAACGAGTGGTGGAAAAGCGAGCAACCATGACCATGACCATCATGATCATCATGAGCATGATCATGGGGAGGCAGCCGGTGAACCCAAAGGTGCCCATGTTCATGCCGACGGCAACCCCCATGTCTGGCTTGACCCGCTGCTGGCAAAGAAACAGGTGGAAAACATTCGAGATGGTCTGGTTGCAGCGGACCCAGCCAACGAACCTGTCTATCGAGCAAATGCTGCTGCCTACATTCAAAGACTCTCAAAGCTGGACAGCCAGTTTGAGCAAACGTTGAAACCCTACCAGAACCGCACTTTCATCACCTTTCATGACGCTTTTCCCTATCTAGCCAGACGCTACCAGCTTAAACAAGAAGCGGTTGTCGCCATTCCAGAGGATCAGCTTTCTCCCAGGGATGTCCAGGAAACGATTGAGGCCGTCAAGCGGTTTAATGTCAAAGCTTTATTTAGCGAGCCTGGCGTTGATAACAAACTGCTGGTGGGCATTGCTAAAGATATGAACCTGAAGATTTACCCCCTGGACTCGTTAGAGTCTGGTCCGCTGGACCCCGACTACTATTTCACTGCTATGGAGTCGAATTTGAAAACCCTGGAAACTGCATTTAGATAG
- a CDS encoding metal ABC transporter ATP-binding protein, with protein sequence MSAHSIHANSSEFPVVRVQNLTVYRGQYAAVQNVSFELHPGTSTAIVGPNGSGKSTLVQAMLGLLPCSAKTVEIFGCPLAHLGKWRQQIGYMPQNFIFDRNFPISVSELVGLGWVKDRGQRASGRYPIPLPWKPDPEKGEAVARALRRVNAYHLRQQAIGTLSGGELKRVLLAYCLVVPRRLLVLDEAFAGVDVQGEVAFYELLKDLMKSEGWTLLQVSHDLEMVSHTCDYVLCLNRSLICSGRPESTLSPENLLATYGPAFGRYHHQH encoded by the coding sequence ATGAGTGCCCATTCAATTCATGCAAATTCATCTGAATTTCCGGTTGTTCGAGTCCAAAATTTGACCGTTTACCGGGGACAGTATGCGGCTGTGCAGAATGTTTCATTTGAATTGCATCCCGGCACTTCAACGGCGATCGTGGGTCCCAATGGTTCTGGCAAAAGCACCCTGGTCCAGGCCATGTTGGGGTTGCTTCCCTGTTCAGCAAAAACCGTTGAAATCTTCGGTTGTCCGCTCGCCCATTTGGGCAAGTGGCGTCAACAAATTGGCTATATGCCTCAAAACTTCATCTTTGACCGCAACTTTCCCATCTCAGTGAGTGAACTTGTGGGGCTGGGGTGGGTTAAGGACAGAGGACAGAGAGCCAGCGGGCGATACCCGATCCCTCTGCCCTGGAAACCTGACCCGGAAAAAGGGGAAGCGGTTGCCCGGGCACTCCGTCGGGTGAATGCTTACCATTTGCGGCAGCAGGCGATCGGCACATTAAGCGGCGGTGAACTAAAGCGGGTTCTGCTGGCCTATTGCCTGGTTGTACCCCGTCGCCTGCTGGTGCTGGATGAAGCCTTTGCTGGGGTAGACGTGCAGGGTGAGGTGGCATTTTATGAATTATTGAAGGACTTGATGAAGTCAGAGGGCTGGACGCTGCTGCAAGTTTCCCACGACCTGGAGATGGTCAGTCACACCTGTGATTATGTGCTCTGCCTGAATCGATCGCTCATCTGCTCTGGTCGTCCAGAATCTACCCTTTCTCCCGAAAACCTGCTGGCAACCTATGGTCCAGCATTTGGACGCTATCATCATCAGCATTAA
- a CDS encoding metal ABC transporter permease encodes MAVTHFLSLLQFPFMQRAIAAGVLMGLLCGLLGSFVTLRQLSFFSHAVGHAALVGIAMGVLLQLEPTWMLLPFTLLFGVAVLYLIDHTDLWSDSVLNIVLSGALAIGVILTSFIQSYRGNLMGVLFGDILAVNLTDLLLTSGLLLASGSILFATLRQQILLTLNQAVAKVQGISVEFHRYLFVVLLSLTVAVSIKAVGILLVNAFLVIPAATTKLLCHQFSPYLAVSMLLGALSSIAGMIVSGVFNFPSGPSIVLVQFSLFLLVVGWVSYQRSPLNNAIIHPNQPR; translated from the coding sequence ATGGCCGTCACTCACTTCCTTTCCCTCCTCCAGTTCCCCTTCATGCAGCGGGCGATCGCAGCGGGCGTTCTCATGGGACTGCTCTGCGGGTTACTGGGGAGTTTTGTAACGCTGCGGCAGTTGTCGTTTTTCAGCCATGCAGTCGGCCATGCAGCCCTGGTTGGGATTGCGATGGGGGTGCTGTTGCAGCTTGAACCGACCTGGATGTTGCTGCCGTTCACCCTCCTGTTTGGGGTGGCGGTGCTATACCTGATTGACCACACGGATCTGTGGAGTGATAGTGTGCTCAATATTGTGCTATCGGGGGCACTGGCGATCGGTGTTATTCTCACCAGCTTTATTCAGAGCTACCGGGGAAACCTGATGGGGGTGCTGTTTGGAGATATTCTGGCAGTGAATCTGACTGATTTATTATTGACTTCTGGTCTGCTGCTGGCCAGTGGCAGCATTTTGTTTGCAACCCTGCGGCAGCAAATTTTGTTAACGCTGAACCAGGCAGTGGCAAAGGTGCAGGGAATTTCCGTGGAATTTCACCGCTATCTGTTTGTTGTGCTATTGTCTTTGACTGTAGCAGTCTCAATCAAAGCCGTTGGTATCTTACTGGTGAATGCCTTTCTGGTGATTCCGGCAGCCACTACAAAGCTATTGTGTCATCAGTTTTCTCCCTATCTGGCGGTTTCTATGCTGTTGGGTGCGCTCAGCAGTATTGCTGGCATGATTGTCTCAGGTGTCTTTAACTTTCCTTCAGGTCCCAGTATTGTGCTGGTGCAGTTTAGTCTGTTCTTGCTGGTGGTTGGCTGGGTCAGTTACCAGCGATCGCCCCTGAACAACGCTATCATCCATCCAAATCAGCCCCGGTAA